Proteins from a single region of Runella sp. SP2:
- the ruvB gene encoding Holliday junction branch migration DNA helicase RuvB yields MRQDYLSGNKEPLSPIEKEIDKALRPLSFSDFAGQDKILENIRIFVTAAKQRGEPLDHVLLHGPPGLGKTTLSNIIANELGSTMKTSSGPVLDKPSDLAGLLTNLQPNDVLFIDEIHRLNPIVEEYLYSAMEDYKIDIMLDSGPNARSIQISLNPFTLIGATTRAGLLTSPLRARFGINCRLEYYDAQLLSSIVKRSSAILGTPIEDDGAFEIARRSRGTPRIANNLLRRTRDFAQVKGKGRITVEIAEIALKALDVDQHGLDEMDIRILSTIIDKFKGGPVGITTIATACGDEAETIEEVYEPFLIQEGFIKRTSRGREATEKAYRHLGIVPKFRTGDLFG; encoded by the coding sequence ATGCGTCAAGATTATCTATCAGGAAATAAAGAGCCACTTTCGCCCATCGAAAAAGAAATTGACAAGGCATTACGGCCATTGTCATTCAGTGATTTTGCGGGGCAAGACAAGATTCTTGAAAACATTCGAATCTTTGTAACGGCAGCCAAACAACGGGGCGAACCCCTCGACCACGTGCTTCTTCACGGGCCTCCAGGTTTGGGAAAGACAACCCTTTCTAACATCATTGCCAATGAATTAGGCTCTACCATGAAAACATCGTCGGGGCCTGTACTGGACAAACCAAGCGATTTGGCTGGGTTGTTGACAAATCTACAGCCTAACGACGTGTTGTTTATCGACGAGATTCACCGCCTCAACCCAATTGTGGAGGAGTATTTGTATTCGGCCATGGAAGACTATAAAATCGACATCATGCTCGATTCTGGACCGAATGCGCGGAGCATTCAAATCAGCTTGAATCCCTTTACCCTCATTGGTGCGACCACCCGCGCGGGCTTGCTTACGTCACCTTTACGGGCACGTTTTGGAATCAATTGCCGCCTAGAGTATTACGATGCCCAACTGTTATCATCCATTGTAAAAAGGTCTTCTGCCATTTTGGGCACACCGATTGAAGACGATGGTGCCTTTGAGATTGCCCGCCGTAGCCGCGGTACGCCGCGTATCGCCAATAATTTATTGCGCCGTACTAGGGATTTTGCCCAAGTCAAAGGAAAAGGACGGATTACGGTAGAGATAGCCGAGATTGCCCTCAAAGCGCTTGATGTGGACCAACACGGCCTCGACGAAATGGATATCCGTATTTTAAGTACTATTATTGATAAATTTAAAGGAGGGCCTGTCGGCATCACCACAATCGCAACGGCTTGCGGCGACGAAGCCGAAACGATTGAAGAAGTTTATGAGCCTTTTTTGATTCAAGAAGGATTTATAAAACGTACCTCGCGGGGACGAGAAGCCACCGAAAAAGCTTATCGACACCTAGGAATTGTCCCTAAATTTAGGACGGGCGACCTATTTGGCTAG
- a CDS encoding Ldh family oxidoreductase — MFSAEQLRTFTKNIFQSIGFSEEDATLAATVLIAADLRGVDSHGIARLAGYVRLFDHGRLNPTPTIKIVHQTPSTAVVDGDAGVGLVVGPKTMEIVIEKAKNVGSGWISVQNSNHFGIAGYHAMLALPHDMIGMAMTNAAPLVAPTFSLEKMLGTNPIAVAVPAQEEPAFVADFASTAAAYGKFEILQRKNLPAPLGWAQDSAGNITTDSNPIKNGGALLPLGSDREHGSHKGYGLGAIVDIFSGVLSGANYGPWVPPFATAGFMSANEGVGKGTGHFFGAMRIDGFRPADEFKAHMDTWIRRFRSAEAVEGKQVLIPGDPERAIEADRLENGLDLLDPVVQSLEELGKRFGVSL, encoded by the coding sequence ATGTTTTCTGCTGAACAACTACGAACTTTTACCAAAAATATATTCCAAAGCATCGGTTTTTCGGAAGAAGATGCTACGCTAGCCGCCACTGTCCTTATTGCCGCCGACTTGCGTGGCGTTGACTCGCACGGCATCGCTCGCTTAGCAGGTTACGTACGGTTGTTTGACCACGGACGCCTCAACCCTACCCCAACGATTAAGATTGTACACCAAACCCCCAGCACCGCCGTCGTCGATGGTGACGCTGGCGTCGGGTTGGTTGTGGGGCCAAAAACCATGGAAATTGTCATTGAAAAAGCCAAAAACGTGGGCTCGGGCTGGATTTCGGTGCAAAACTCTAACCACTTTGGTATTGCGGGCTACCACGCCATGCTTGCCCTCCCCCACGACATGATAGGCATGGCCATGACCAACGCCGCACCGTTGGTTGCCCCCACGTTTTCGTTGGAAAAAATGCTCGGTACCAACCCCATTGCCGTGGCCGTTCCTGCTCAAGAAGAACCTGCCTTTGTCGCCGATTTTGCCAGTACAGCGGCGGCTTACGGTAAGTTTGAGATTTTACAACGCAAAAACCTCCCCGCTCCCCTTGGCTGGGCGCAAGATTCGGCAGGCAACATCACGACCGACTCCAACCCCATCAAAAACGGCGGGGCATTGCTTCCGCTTGGCTCTGACCGCGAGCACGGTAGCCATAAGGGCTACGGACTGGGGGCGATTGTAGATATTTTTTCGGGCGTATTGTCGGGGGCTAATTACGGGCCTTGGGTGCCGCCTTTTGCAACCGCAGGCTTTATGAGTGCCAACGAAGGGGTAGGAAAAGGGACTGGGCACTTTTTTGGCGCGATGCGGATAGACGGTTTTCGTCCTGCCGACGAATTTAAAGCCCACATGGATACGTGGATTCGCCGTTTTCGCTCGGCCGAGGCCGTCGAAGGTAAGCAAGTCTTGATTCCTGGCGACCCCGAACGCGCCATAGAAGCCGACCGCCTTGAAAACGGTCTCGATTTACTCGACCCCGTCGTACAATCATTGGAAGAACTTGGCAAAAGATTTGGTGTCTCTTTATAA
- a CDS encoding DUF1080 domain-containing protein, whose amino-acid sequence MYKLVISLALLMGTLAFQTQAQNVLSTQEKKQGWELLFNGKDVSGWHTYGGKGVGTAWKVEGDALKLDVPVRAGNKAPNGGDIVSNVLVSGDFEFKADWKVSPLANSGIFFFVKEADQYKNMHNTGLELQVLDDKIYEGAAENKHRAGDFFGVANARLREINPVGEWNQVHAVFRKNKLTITLNGFVVQEHDLSSADWKQRITNSPLKNAPIAQNQLTGVIGLQDWGSTVWYRNIKLRKLK is encoded by the coding sequence ATGTATAAGCTAGTAATTTCGCTCGCCTTGTTGATGGGAACTTTGGCCTTTCAAACCCAAGCCCAAAACGTTCTTTCCACCCAAGAAAAAAAGCAAGGTTGGGAATTATTATTTAATGGTAAAGATGTGTCGGGTTGGCATACGTACGGTGGCAAAGGCGTAGGGACGGCGTGGAAAGTAGAAGGTGATGCCCTCAAGCTCGACGTGCCTGTCAGAGCAGGAAACAAAGCCCCCAATGGCGGAGACATCGTTTCAAACGTGCTTGTTTCGGGGGATTTTGAGTTCAAAGCTGACTGGAAAGTAAGTCCATTGGCCAATAGCGGTATTTTCTTTTTTGTGAAAGAAGCGGATCAGTATAAAAACATGCACAACACGGGGCTTGAGCTTCAGGTGTTGGATGATAAAATTTATGAAGGTGCCGCCGAAAACAAACACCGTGCGGGCGATTTCTTTGGAGTCGCCAATGCACGTCTTCGTGAAATCAATCCTGTCGGCGAATGGAATCAGGTGCACGCGGTGTTTCGGAAAAACAAATTAACGATTACACTCAACGGCTTTGTGGTTCAAGAACACGATTTGTCGAGTGCTGATTGGAAGCAACGAATTACCAATAGTCCGCTGAAAAATGCCCCCATTGCCCAAAATCAATTAACTGGCGTGATTGGCTTACAAGATTGGGGAAGTACAGTTTGGTACCGAAACATCAAACTTCGGAAGTTGAAGTAA
- a CDS encoding OPT family oligopeptide transporter, whose amino-acid sequence MESKDFKPYVPNESSVAEFTVKSVVMGAIFGVLFGAATVYLSLKAGLSVSASIPIAVLAISLGRKFLGTTILENNIIQTTGSAGESIASGVVFTLPGFLFLSMTEEGKSIGADFFNYWTILTLAILGGFLGTFMMIPLRRSLIVQEHGTLPYPEGTACGSVLIAGEKGGDLAKTAYQGLGVAMLYAFFQKILHVIAEVPKLASSQASKIFPSAVVSGEITPEYLGVGYIIGFRISAVLVGGGLLAWLGLIPLLATLVPADTIAEQLIKLGYLKDLATAGGPGGWNPDSHSFTDTASAIYRAYIRQIGAGAVAAGGFMALIKSIPTIVSSFSQSLASMKAGADATRLRTEQDLSFKVVLFGCLALVILMVILPQIPGDGFLTKFLIAVLVVVFGFFFVTVASRIVGIIGSSSSPVSGMTIATIMATSLVFIGFGLTGKMYEPAVLVIGGMICIAAANAGNTSQDLKTGYLVGATPRYQQIALFIGVIVSSLVIGATVKLLDTPTPDLAAQGIQHAIGTDKFPAPQGTLMATLIKGLLSFNLDWQFVLVGVFIALTIEIMGVNALSFAVGLYLPLSTTLPIFAGGCVKAFVNWNSKRQGIEEEDADLGKGNLFSTGLVAGGALAGVVVALLSVNDSIFNALANINLEHALASVFGEGGYQLLGSGLFAAMAVVLYRVAMKR is encoded by the coding sequence ATGGAATCAAAAGACTTCAAACCCTACGTTCCCAACGAAAGTAGTGTCGCCGAATTTACTGTCAAATCGGTCGTCATGGGTGCTATTTTTGGCGTATTATTCGGCGCTGCTACGGTGTATTTATCGCTCAAAGCGGGGCTTTCGGTCTCGGCTTCTATCCCCATTGCCGTTTTGGCTATCTCGCTGGGTCGCAAATTTTTAGGCACCACCATCCTCGAAAACAACATCATTCAAACCACGGGTTCGGCGGGTGAGTCCATCGCTTCGGGCGTGGTGTTTACCTTGCCAGGCTTTTTGTTTCTTTCCATGACTGAAGAAGGCAAAAGCATCGGGGCCGATTTTTTCAATTATTGGACCATTCTCACATTAGCGATTTTAGGCGGATTTTTAGGCACATTTATGATGATTCCGTTGCGGCGGTCGCTGATTGTGCAAGAGCACGGCACCCTCCCCTACCCCGAAGGAACGGCTTGCGGTTCGGTGTTGATTGCGGGCGAAAAAGGCGGTGACCTTGCCAAAACAGCCTATCAAGGGCTTGGCGTGGCCATGTTGTACGCTTTTTTCCAAAAAATCTTACACGTGATTGCCGAAGTACCCAAATTAGCCTCATCTCAAGCCAGCAAAATCTTCCCCTCAGCCGTCGTCAGCGGTGAAATTACACCTGAATATTTGGGCGTAGGCTACATCATTGGCTTTCGTATTTCGGCGGTGTTGGTGGGCGGCGGACTTTTAGCGTGGCTGGGGCTCATTCCCCTTTTGGCCACCCTCGTTCCTGCCGATACCATCGCCGAGCAGCTTATCAAATTGGGCTACCTCAAAGACCTCGCTACCGCAGGCGGCCCAGGTGGCTGGAACCCTGATTCTCACAGCTTTACTGACACTGCATCGGCCATTTATCGCGCTTATATTCGTCAGATTGGCGCAGGTGCCGTGGCGGCGGGTGGTTTTATGGCTTTGATTAAAAGCATTCCTACAATTGTCTCTTCCTTCAGCCAAAGTTTAGCTTCAATGAAAGCAGGCGCTGATGCCACTCGCCTCCGTACCGAACAAGATTTGTCGTTTAAAGTGGTGCTTTTTGGTTGTTTGGCCTTGGTAATTTTGATGGTGATTTTGCCCCAAATCCCTGGTGATGGGTTCTTAACCAAGTTTTTGATTGCGGTGTTGGTCGTGGTTTTTGGCTTTTTCTTCGTCACCGTCGCCAGCCGCATTGTCGGTATTATTGGGTCAAGTTCGTCGCCCGTTTCGGGCATGACCATTGCGACCATCATGGCTACTTCGTTGGTTTTCATTGGGTTTGGGTTAACAGGAAAAATGTACGAACCTGCTGTGTTGGTGATTGGGGGGATGATTTGCATCGCTGCCGCCAATGCAGGAAACACTTCACAAGACCTCAAAACGGGGTATTTGGTGGGCGCTACGCCACGTTATCAGCAGATTGCCCTTTTCATCGGGGTCATTGTGTCGTCGTTGGTAATCGGTGCTACCGTCAAATTGCTCGACACACCTACGCCTGATTTGGCTGCTCAAGGCATTCAGCACGCAATTGGCACCGACAAGTTTCCTGCTCCCCAAGGCACTTTGATGGCCACGCTTATCAAAGGACTTTTATCGTTTAACCTCGATTGGCAGTTTGTGTTGGTAGGGGTCTTTATTGCCCTCACCATCGAAATCATGGGAGTCAACGCGCTTTCGTTTGCCGTGGGTTTGTACCTTCCTCTTTCAACGACTTTGCCCATTTTTGCGGGCGGGTGCGTCAAAGCGTTTGTCAATTGGAACTCAAAACGCCAAGGAATCGAAGAAGAAGACGCTGACTTGGGCAAAGGGAATTTGTTTTCGACGGGATTGGTGGCAGGTGGTGCATTGGCGGGCGTAGTTGTAGCTCTCCTCTCGGTCAACGACAGTATTTTTAATGCCCTTGCCAACATCAACCTCGAACACGCCCTTGCTTCAGTCTTCGGTGAAGGCGGATACCAACTCCTTGGCTCAGGCTTATTTGCCGCCATGGCCGTAGTGTTGTATCGCGTAGCAATGAAGCGATAA